A stretch of the Papaver somniferum cultivar HN1 chromosome 6, ASM357369v1, whole genome shotgun sequence genome encodes the following:
- the LOC113288835 gene encoding auxin-responsive protein SAUR23-like produces the protein MGLMRSMVSQSKQILKLQQSLRNQLSQSSPVVPKGHCAVYVGETEKKRFIVPLSYLNHPSFQNLLSCAEEEFGFDHPMGGLTIPCNEDAFIDLTSQLNSF, from the coding sequence ATGGGTCTTATGCGTTCAATGGTCTCACAAtcaaagcaaattctcaaactacAACAATCTCTTAGAAACCAGTTATCTCAATCATCGCCGGTAGTTCCTAAAGGACATTGTGCTGTTTACGTTGGAGAAACCGAGAAGAAGAGGTTTATTGTTCCTCTATCTTACTTGAACCATCCTTCATTCCAAAACTTGTTAAGTTGTGCAGAAGAAGAGTTTGGGTTCGATCATCCAATGGGAGGACTTACAATTCCTTGCAACGAAGATGCTTTCATTGATCTGACTTCTCAACTGAATTCTTTTTGA